The following are encoded together in the Novosphingobium sp. 9U genome:
- the msrB gene encoding peptide-methionine (R)-S-oxide reductase MsrB: MGYTATLQFDLTPPTEADLRGLEDSLSDEERNVLLEHGTEAPFCGVFLTEKRPGAYTCRLCGLPLFHGGTKFESGTGWPSFTQPFAPDHLEYIRDSSYGMVRTEIVCTRCGAHQGHVFPDGPPPTGERYCINSVSLEFTPTGDQLPNKLGRGAPEGQILETEQIASSDRG; encoded by the coding sequence ATGGGCTACACCGCAACGCTCCAGTTCGATCTGACCCCGCCGACCGAGGCGGACCTTCGCGGGCTTGAAGACAGCCTGAGCGACGAGGAGCGCAATGTCCTCCTCGAGCACGGCACCGAGGCGCCGTTCTGCGGCGTGTTCCTGACCGAAAAACGCCCCGGCGCCTACACCTGCCGGCTGTGCGGCCTGCCGCTGTTCCATGGCGGCACCAAGTTTGAGAGCGGCACCGGCTGGCCGAGCTTCACCCAGCCGTTCGCCCCCGATCATCTCGAATACATCCGCGATAGCAGCTACGGCATGGTCCGCACCGAGATCGTCTGCACGCGCTGCGGAGCGCACCAGGGCCACGTATTCCCCGACGGCCCGCCGCCGACCGGCGAACGATACTGCATCAACTCGGTCTCGCTCGAATTCACGCCCACTGGCGATCAGCTGCCCAACAAGCTCGGCCGGGGTGCGCCCGAAGGCCAGATCTTGGAAACCGAGCAGATCGCGTCGTCAGATCGAGGTTGA
- a CDS encoding cupin domain-containing protein: MNSKTLAAIALALGGAMALSAQAPRPPGSTRTDLQRHDLNLAGREVLQARVDFAPGASFPAHRHPGEEIIYVLEGTLEYQAEDQPPVRLTAGDVLFVPAGAFHSARNLGATQGSELATYVLEKGKPLTEFAE; the protein is encoded by the coding sequence GTGAACAGCAAGACTTTGGCAGCGATCGCGCTGGCACTGGGAGGTGCAATGGCCCTTTCGGCGCAGGCACCGCGCCCGCCGGGCTCGACACGCACCGACCTCCAGCGCCACGACCTGAACCTGGCCGGGCGCGAGGTGCTCCAGGCGCGCGTCGATTTCGCGCCGGGGGCGAGCTTTCCCGCGCACCGCCATCCCGGCGAGGAGATCATCTACGTCCTCGAAGGCACGCTCGAATACCAGGCCGAGGACCAACCGCCGGTGAGGCTTACGGCCGGCGACGTGCTGTTCGTGCCGGCGGGCGCGTTCCATTCGGCGAGGAATCTCGGCGCCACACAAGGGAGCGAACTCGCCACTTACGTGCTGGAAAAGGGCAAGCCGCTTACCGAATTCGCTGAGTGA